In one window of Desulfurella amilsii DNA:
- a CDS encoding 4Fe-4S binding protein, with the protein MAEERLPVVVNEALCTACGICIKVCPKNVLELVEDLHVWTGAMCKVARSEDCIRCKFCENSCPHFAIEVVDIGLELTFKDSKGNLITKSK; encoded by the coding sequence ATGGCAGAAGAGCGATTACCTGTTGTAGTAAACGAAGCTTTATGCACCGCTTGCGGTATATGCATTAAAGTATGCCCAAAAAATGTGCTTGAGCTTGTAGAAGATTTACATGTTTGGACTGGTGCTATGTGCAAAGTAGCAAGATCTGAGGATTGCATTAGGTGTAAATTTTGCGAAAATTCCTGTCCTCACTTCGCAATTGAGGTAGTAGATATTGGTTTAGAGTTAACATTTAAAGATAGCAAAGGAAACTTGATAACAAAATCCAAATAA